From [Clostridium] symbiosum, a single genomic window includes:
- a CDS encoding LysR family transcriptional regulator, with amino-acid sequence MNFLSMKYFTTVARERSFTKAAQQLHITQQTLSAHIASVEQELGCALLIRHVPLELTYAGQVFLRYAADFQKRYSAMEQEFSDISAEEKGILRVGIAYTRGRTIMPDLIAGYQEVYPKIEVQLIEATNDVLQQKLLNGEFDLAIANFPDKIPGVELKDFYEEELVLLVSSRLLTRLYGEQAATVLRETEKLGSLSPLAQCPFLLNRQEDIFGRIGQQLITASGFFPQVRAQSDNLATLLSLCVRGVGACFCSDRMIRSLLTEKELAALHIVHFGDIARYPIKFGWLKQPYCWSMTSNFIKIASGLIH; translated from the coding sequence ATGAACTTTCTAAGCATGAAATACTTTACCACCGTCGCCAGGGAGCGCAGCTTTACAAAGGCGGCCCAACAGCTTCACATCACGCAGCAGACGCTGAGCGCGCATATTGCCTCCGTTGAACAGGAGCTGGGCTGTGCGCTTCTGATTCGCCATGTGCCTCTGGAACTGACCTATGCCGGCCAGGTCTTTCTCCGCTACGCCGCCGATTTTCAGAAACGGTATTCCGCAATGGAACAGGAATTCAGCGACATCTCCGCCGAAGAGAAAGGCATACTGCGGGTCGGCATCGCCTATACGCGGGGCCGCACAATCATGCCCGATTTGATTGCGGGTTATCAGGAGGTTTATCCCAAAATCGAGGTGCAATTAATTGAAGCCACCAACGATGTGCTGCAGCAGAAACTGCTGAACGGCGAGTTTGATCTGGCAATCGCTAATTTCCCCGATAAGATCCCGGGTGTGGAGCTGAAGGACTTTTATGAGGAGGAACTGGTTCTCCTGGTTTCTTCCCGGCTTTTAACCCGTCTCTACGGGGAACAGGCCGCCACTGTGCTGCGTGAAACAGAAAAGCTCGGCAGCCTTTCTCCCCTTGCCCAGTGTCCGTTCCTTCTGAACCGGCAGGAGGATATCTTCGGCCGGATTGGACAGCAGCTAATCACGGCTTCCGGATTTTTCCCTCAGGTCAGGGCCCAGTCTGACAACCTCGCAACTCTTCTTTCTCTCTGTGTCAGAGGGGTGGGAGCCTGCTTCTGTTCCGACCGGATGATCCGTTCTCTCCTCACGGAGAAGGAACTGGCCGCCCTCCACATTGTGCACTTTGGCGACATAGCCAGGTATCCGATTAAATTCGGCTGGCTGAAACAACCTTACTGCTGGAGCATGACATCTAATTTCATAAAAATAGCTTCCGGGCTGATCCATTGA
- a CDS encoding Na+/H+ antiporter NhaC family protein, which produces MLEIMVLGLFTAALLLSAVFGVSVLYALIFGYFVFAGYALIKHNSLAEVLKMSFNGVKTVRNVLIVFMLIGMLTALWRAAGTIPFLVVCTSGLIVPSAFILFIFLLNCFVSVLTGTSLGTAATSGVISMAMAAAAGVNPVYAGGAVLSGIYFGDRCSPMSTSALLVSELTGTDIFDNIRNMIRTSVVPFIAVCAIYLTLGMNGSGASPDGGLLTLLKESFNLHWLAALPAGIVIILSLFRVRVKKTMIISILMAGIISIVLQGVTLPELFSFLFTGYRIEEPGLAAMMNGGGLLSMVKVSAIICISSSYSGIFEKTGILQGVKQRIGRLGQKITPYGGELVTSLVASMAACNQTLGIILTYQLCKDMVHDRRKMALYLENTAVIVAPLVPWSVACAAPMAAISAVNVGGCILFAFYIYLLPAWNLFRNRKRREGSVYGNRKTV; this is translated from the coding sequence ATGTTGGAGATAATGGTACTTGGTCTGTTTACAGCGGCGCTTCTGCTTTCGGCCGTATTTGGGGTTTCGGTTCTGTATGCACTGATTTTCGGATATTTTGTTTTCGCCGGATACGCCCTGATAAAGCATAATTCGTTGGCGGAAGTCCTGAAGATGTCTTTTAATGGAGTGAAAACCGTTAGAAATGTACTGATCGTTTTTATGCTGATAGGTATGCTGACTGCTCTGTGGCGTGCCGCGGGGACGATTCCGTTTCTCGTTGTCTGTACCTCGGGGCTGATTGTGCCTTCCGCATTTATTCTTTTCATTTTTCTCCTCAACTGCTTCGTCTCCGTCCTTACGGGAACCTCGCTTGGTACGGCGGCTACCAGCGGTGTAATCAGTATGGCAATGGCCGCTGCCGCGGGGGTGAACCCCGTTTATGCGGGCGGAGCCGTCCTGTCGGGAATTTACTTTGGCGACCGGTGTTCCCCGATGTCGACCAGCGCCCTGCTTGTCAGCGAACTGACCGGAACGGACATTTTTGATAATATTAGAAATATGATTCGGACCTCCGTTGTCCCATTTATAGCGGTGTGTGCCATCTATCTGACCCTTGGCATGAACGGAAGCGGCGCATCACCCGACGGCGGCCTTCTCACACTGCTGAAGGAGAGTTTTAATCTGCACTGGCTCGCCGCATTACCCGCCGGAATTGTTATCATCCTGTCCCTGTTCAGGGTCAGGGTCAAAAAGACCATGATAATCAGCATATTGATGGCCGGTATAATCAGCATAGTTCTTCAGGGAGTAACGCTTCCGGAGCTTTTTTCGTTCCTGTTCACGGGTTACCGCATTGAGGAGCCGGGATTGGCGGCCATGATGAACGGGGGCGGCCTATTATCCATGGTGAAAGTAAGCGCAATTATCTGTATTTCCTCCTCCTATTCCGGCATTTTTGAGAAAACAGGAATTCTGCAGGGAGTTAAGCAGAGAATAGGCAGACTGGGACAGAAAATTACACCTTACGGAGGAGAACTGGTCACCTCACTGGTGGCCTCCATGGCGGCATGTAACCAGACATTGGGAATTATCCTGACCTATCAGCTCTGCAAAGATATGGTCCATGACAGGAGGAAAATGGCGCTCTACCTGGAAAATACGGCGGTCATTGTAGCGCCGCTGGTTCCCTGGTCCGTTGCCTGCGCAGCGCCTATGGCGGCAATATCGGCCGTCAATGTGGGCGGATGCATTCTTTTTGCTTTTTACATTTACCTGCTTCCGGCATGGAACCTTTTCCGAAACAGAAAGAGACGGGAGGGAAGCGTTTATGGAAATCGTAAGACTGTTTAA
- a CDS encoding AEC family transporter, translating to MEIVRLFNLQGSLFIMILAGAVLKRKGIIDEPGKRCLTDLCVNIIIPCNIIKSCLMEFDLSIMKACGLLLVVGIVMQFFCLFLNRFLFNGFGEQQKKVLQYCTIVSNGGFLGNPVAEGVYGSLGLLYASIFLIPMRVVMWSAGTSYFVAGTSDKKKVLHNILTHPCLVAVYIGLFLMFTQIHVPEVLASTVKSIGGCNSAITMFIIGTILADVDVRTIINRTTVGFSIFRLVLLPAAALALSHALGLDPVASGVAVIMTGMPAGATAAIFAARYGSDAEFATKCVVLSTLLSMVTIPMWVM from the coding sequence ATGGAAATCGTAAGACTGTTTAACCTTCAGGGGAGCTTATTCATAATGATTCTGGCCGGTGCTGTCCTGAAAAGAAAAGGAATCATAGACGAGCCGGGAAAACGTTGTCTGACGGATCTCTGTGTCAATATCATCATACCGTGCAACATCATCAAATCCTGCCTGATGGAATTCGACCTGTCGATCATGAAGGCCTGCGGCCTTCTTCTGGTGGTGGGAATCGTCATGCAGTTTTTCTGCCTCTTTCTCAACCGGTTTTTATTTAACGGCTTTGGAGAACAGCAGAAAAAGGTGCTCCAATACTGTACAATCGTATCAAACGGCGGCTTTCTCGGGAACCCGGTTGCAGAGGGCGTTTACGGCTCTTTGGGTCTGCTGTATGCCTCCATCTTTCTGATACCGATGCGCGTGGTCATGTGGTCGGCGGGCACCTCCTATTTTGTAGCGGGCACCTCGGACAAAAAGAAAGTACTGCACAATATACTGACCCACCCCTGCCTGGTAGCCGTATACATCGGCCTGTTTTTGATGTTCACCCAGATTCATGTGCCGGAAGTTCTGGCATCTACGGTTAAAAGTATCGGCGGCTGCAATTCGGCCATTACCATGTTCATCATCGGAACAATTCTTGCGGATGTGGACGTCAGAACCATTATTAACAGGACCACGGTCGGCTTCAGTATCTTCCGCCTCGTCCTGCTCCCGGCCGCAGCCCTGGCGCTCAGCCATGCCCTGGGCCTCGACCCGGTGGCTTCCGGCGTGGCCGTGATCATGACGGGCATGCCGGCAGGAGCAACGGCGGCTATCTTTGCGGCACGGTATGGAAGCGATGCGGAATTCGCCACGAAATGCGTGGTGCTGTCTACGCTGCTGTCGATGGTCACGATTCCCATGTGGGTGATGTGA
- the rpmG gene encoding 50S ribosomal protein L33: protein MRTRITLACTECKQRNYNMTKDKKTHPDRMETKKYCRFCKTHTLHKETK from the coding sequence GTGCGCACAAGAATTACACTGGCATGTACAGAATGCAAACAACGTAATTACAACATGACTAAGGATAAGAAGACTCATCCTGACAGAATGGAAACAAAGAAGTATTGCAGATTCTGTAAAACACATACGTTACACAAAGAAACAAAATAA
- the secE gene encoding preprotein translocase subunit SecE, with amino-acid sequence MGETENTKKAPKKSYWKGLQAEYKKIVWPDKDTVIKQTGAVVAVAVALGLIIAALDTIIVTGLHFVI; translated from the coding sequence ATGGGTGAAACAGAAAATACCAAAAAAGCTCCTAAAAAGAGCTATTGGAAAGGCCTTCAGGCCGAGTACAAGAAAATCGTCTGGCCCGACAAAGATACTGTCATTAAGCAGACAGGCGCCGTAGTTGCGGTTGCCGTTGCTTTGGGACTGATTATTGCAGCACTTGATACGATTATCGTAACAGGACTGCACTTCGTTATCTAA
- the nusG gene encoding transcription termination/antitermination protein NusG — protein sequence MSEANWYVVHTYSGYENKVKVDIEKTIENRKLQDQILEVSVPMQDVIELKNGAQKQVAKKMFPGYVLINMVMNDDTWYVVRNTRGVTGFVGPGSKPVPLTEGEMDSLGFREAGLVVDFEEGDTVVVTAGAWKDTVGVIKSINEGKQTLTINVEMFGRETPVELSFTEVKKM from the coding sequence ATGTCAGAAGCAAATTGGTATGTAGTGCATACTTATTCCGGCTATGAAAACAAAGTAAAAGTTGACATCGAAAAGACAATTGAAAACAGAAAGCTCCAGGATCAGATCTTAGAGGTATCCGTGCCTATGCAGGATGTCATTGAGCTGAAGAACGGGGCGCAGAAACAGGTTGCCAAGAAGATGTTTCCCGGATATGTACTGATTAACATGGTTATGAACGATGACACATGGTATGTAGTACGCAACACCCGTGGTGTAACAGGATTTGTTGGTCCGGGTTCCAAGCCGGTTCCGCTTACGGAAGGCGAGATGGACTCTCTGGGATTCAGGGAAGCCGGATTAGTAGTCGACTTTGAAGAAGGTGACACGGTTGTTGTTACCGCAGGGGCCTGGAAAGATACCGTTGGTGTAATCAAGTCCATCAACGAAGGAAAGCAGACCCTTACTATCAATGTGGAGATGTTCGGCCGTGAGACACCGGTGGAACTGTCTTTTACAGAAGTAAAGAAGATGTAA
- the rplK gene encoding 50S ribosomal protein L11 → MAKKVTGYIKLQIPAGKATPAPPVGPALGQHGVNIVQFTKEFNARTADQGDLVIPVVITVYADRSFSFITKTPPAAVLLKKACKLKSGSAAPNKTKVATISKEELQKIAELKMPDLNAASLEAAMSMIAGTARSMGITVAE, encoded by the coding sequence ATGGCAAAGAAAGTAACAGGATACATTAAATTACAGATTCCTGCTGGTAAAGCTACACCAGCACCGCCAGTTGGACCAGCTCTTGGTCAGCACGGCGTTAATATCGTTCAGTTCACAAAAGAATTCAACGCAAGAACAGCAGATCAGGGCGACCTGGTTATCCCGGTTGTTATCACTGTATATGCTGACAGAAGTTTCAGCTTTATTACAAAGACTCCGCCGGCTGCAGTTTTGTTAAAGAAGGCATGCAAGCTTAAATCCGGCTCTGCTGCACCTAACAAGACAAAAGTAGCTACCATCTCTAAAGAAGAACTTCAGAAAATTGCAGAATTAAAGATGCCAGACTTAAATGCAGCAAGCCTTGAGGCTGCTATGAGCATGATTGCTGGTACAGCAAGAAGTATGGGAATCACTGTTGCTGAATAA
- the rplA gene encoding 50S ribosomal protein L1, which yields MKRGKRYVEAAKLVDRTNLYDAAEAISIVKKAAAAKFDETIEAHIRTGCDGRHADQQIRGAVVLPHGTGKTVRILVFAKGPKAEEAQAAGADFVGAEELIPKIQNEGWLDFDVVVATPDMMGVVGRLGRVLGPKGLMPNPKAGTVTMDVTKAINDIKAGKIEYRLDKTNIIHVPVGKASFTEDKLADNFQTLIDAILKAKPATLKGSYLKSVTLTSTMGPGVKLNVAKLVN from the coding sequence ATGAAAAGAGGAAAAAGATACGTAGAGGCTGCTAAATTAGTAGACCGCACAAATCTTTATGATGCTGCAGAAGCTATTTCTATCGTTAAGAAAGCAGCGGCAGCTAAATTTGATGAAACAATTGAAGCTCACATCAGAACCGGCTGTGACGGACGTCATGCTGATCAGCAGATCCGTGGTGCCGTAGTTTTACCGCATGGAACTGGTAAGACAGTTAGAATCCTTGTATTCGCTAAGGGACCGAAGGCAGAAGAGGCTCAGGCAGCAGGCGCAGATTTCGTAGGCGCAGAAGAGCTCATCCCGAAGATCCAGAATGAAGGATGGTTAGATTTCGACGTAGTTGTTGCTACACCTGATATGATGGGTGTTGTTGGACGTTTAGGACGTGTACTTGGACCGAAGGGCTTAATGCCAAACCCGAAGGCTGGTACGGTTACCATGGACGTAACAAAAGCTATCAACGATATCAAAGCTGGTAAGATTGAGTACAGACTTGATAAAACAAACATTATCCATGTGCCAGTAGGAAAAGCTTCTTTCACAGAAGACAAATTAGCGGACAACTTCCAGACGCTTATCGACGCTATCCTGAAGGCAAAACCTGCTACATTAAAAGGTTCTTACTTAAAGAGCGTAACACTGACATCCACTATGGGTCCTGGTGTTAAATTAAATGTTGCAAAGCTTGTGAACTAA
- a CDS encoding extracellular solute-binding protein, whose protein sequence is MTKKKMYAMISLITLTLLGGIAGCNKREQTVPKPDSPVVITLWHSYNAVAKMQFDKLLQEFNDTVGMEKNIIVDAKGYGSSDELEEVLYASANRMIGSEPLPDIFASYPDSAYRLDQIAPLVPLERYFTEEELQKYQPEFLEEGVWDEEGNHKMIPVAKSTELLYLNRTDWECFSAETGASTEQLGTWEGLAEVAELYYGWSGGKPFLGMNYYNDFSVMAAAQLGEAIYSGSGNFEFSRETARRAWEAYYVPHVMGWYESREYNQDGVKSGKLMAYIGSSAGAGFFPGEVIEDEEKSYPIECECFPYPTFDGGVGYMTQRGANMGIFASDGMREKAACEFLKWFTAPEQNIRFAVATGYLPVEEKALESVPELLNHVDRTNNADAIGSSICVFLDARKQRPFYIKKAFEGSYDKNKYFAESLENKTVEALEVMKRRIGNGEIKKDVQSDLLSDDFFNRWYDSLIKEMAGITDGEKD, encoded by the coding sequence ATGACGAAGAAAAAAATGTATGCTATGATATCGTTGATAACGCTTACGCTGCTTGGTGGTATTGCAGGATGTAACAAGAGAGAACAGACGGTGCCGAAGCCCGATTCGCCGGTGGTGATTACACTCTGGCACTCTTATAATGCCGTGGCGAAGATGCAGTTTGATAAACTGCTTCAGGAGTTCAATGATACGGTAGGGATGGAGAAGAATATTATCGTAGATGCCAAGGGATATGGCTCCAGCGATGAGCTGGAGGAGGTTTTGTATGCATCCGCCAACCGCATGATAGGATCGGAACCTCTCCCGGATATATTTGCATCCTATCCGGACAGCGCTTACAGGCTGGATCAGATAGCCCCGTTAGTACCTTTGGAACGATATTTTACGGAAGAAGAGCTGCAGAAGTACCAGCCGGAGTTTCTGGAAGAGGGTGTGTGGGATGAAGAGGGGAATCATAAGATGATCCCTGTGGCAAAGTCGACAGAACTTTTATATCTGAACAGGACCGACTGGGAATGCTTTTCAGCGGAGACAGGCGCGTCGACAGAACAGCTTGGAACCTGGGAAGGGCTGGCGGAAGTGGCGGAGCTTTACTACGGATGGTCCGGAGGAAAGCCATTCCTTGGCATGAATTATTACAATGATTTTTCAGTCATGGCAGCGGCTCAGCTTGGGGAGGCAATTTACAGCGGCAGCGGTAATTTTGAATTTTCCAGGGAGACGGCCCGCAGAGCGTGGGAGGCTTATTATGTACCTCATGTGATGGGATGGTATGAGAGCCGGGAATATAATCAGGACGGCGTCAAGAGCGGAAAACTGATGGCCTATATCGGTTCATCGGCCGGAGCCGGTTTTTTCCCGGGCGAAGTGATAGAAGATGAGGAGAAGTCCTACCCGATCGAGTGTGAATGCTTTCCGTACCCTACGTTTGACGGGGGAGTTGGGTATATGACACAGAGAGGGGCCAATATGGGCATCTTTGCCTCCGACGGGATGCGGGAGAAGGCGGCCTGTGAATTTCTTAAGTGGTTTACGGCGCCCGAACAGAATATACGCTTTGCAGTAGCTACCGGATATCTGCCTGTGGAGGAAAAAGCTCTGGAATCCGTGCCGGAGCTGTTAAATCACGTCGACAGGACAAATAATGCGGATGCAATTGGCAGCAGCATCTGTGTATTTCTGGATGCCAGAAAACAAAGGCCGTTTTACATTAAAAAGGCTTTTGAAGGTTCCTATGATAAGAATAAGTATTTTGCAGAGTCACTTGAAAATAAAACGGTCGAAGCCCTGGAGGTAATGAAGAGACGGATCGGAAACGGGGAAATAAAGAAAGATGTGCAGTCGGATCTGTTATCGGATGATTTTTTTAACCGGTGGTATGATTCTCTTATTAAAGAAATGGCTGGTATAACAGATGGGGAAAAAGATTAG